In the Micromonospora narathiwatensis genome, one interval contains:
- a CDS encoding DUF6284 family protein translates to MRKHLAPVAAEPTAADLAAIDAEWPLIAAELDVLDAEITMLYAEDHGGPSPLDWRRLRRAEARVTRAAADLTTRTDPRRAA, encoded by the coding sequence GTGAGGAAGCACCTTGCCCCCGTGGCCGCCGAGCCGACCGCCGCCGACCTGGCCGCGATCGACGCGGAGTGGCCGCTGATCGCCGCTGAGCTGGACGTGCTCGACGCCGAGATCACGATGCTCTACGCCGAGGATCACGGCGGACCCTCGCCGCTGGACTGGCGGCGGTTGCGCCGGGCCGAGGCCCGCGTCACCCGCGCCGCCGCCGACCTGACCACCCGCACCGACCCGCGCCGCGCGGCCTGA
- a CDS encoding P-loop NTPase family protein has product MTAPDDDRFDWQAAEADLTDPTTTGGPDAEVVDLDDARARRAPRPRPPADDDAPDDADADDAESVDDGPDRDGGPVDTADDIPREVLARQRDRRPILADWARSWRAFRAALRHQVKDAGYVTAYHGVRLPKYAAKTAAYAPLGLFRGVGRALRWASAEEGNWHLRQAAASRGDADTWMKLDARRQRQTVWRWWVLAASAGATVAGGIVLALGPAWWRYAALLALVPLLATLGRPADKPLTDRVTEGTRYRKLTADLVRRALTSLQMSGINSAVAKDPKAISFPVDIHRDGPGHLAVVDLPYGVEAAEVVARRGKLASAMRLPLDQVWPEPAPGHTGRLALWVGYEPASQMKQPPWPLLSAGAKVDVFKAFPFATTPRLDTVAVDLMFRNFLFGGQPGSGKTFALRDLILAAALDPRAEIRGYELKGVGDFAVLEPVMAEYGNGFDDETLARCFGFIEWLYEECRRRSKRIEHYARLGKAPENKVTPELASLKGSGLHPLVAWFDELQELMTSKYGKDAGELLEKVIKLGRALGVIIMIGTQIPDKDSLPTGITRNVNSRFCLSVADQTANDMILGTSAYKNGYRATVFQPVIEAGWGILRGFGPKASAVRSFYVDTTAAARIVTRAVALRQAAGTLPKPDEQTREVAPVADVLGDLARVWPGDDKAAWNETLCGLLAELRPDVYGGWEAAQLTTALKPHPAVKVADVGRRIDGKPVTRRGIKHADLLAAIAERDRKRSAG; this is encoded by the coding sequence ATGACTGCCCCTGATGACGACCGTTTCGACTGGCAGGCCGCCGAAGCGGACCTGACCGACCCGACCACCACCGGCGGCCCGGATGCGGAGGTGGTCGATCTGGACGACGCCCGCGCCCGCCGTGCCCCTCGCCCGCGTCCCCCGGCCGACGACGACGCCCCGGACGACGCCGACGCCGATGACGCGGAGAGCGTGGATGACGGGCCGGACCGCGACGGCGGCCCGGTCGACACCGCCGACGACATCCCGCGTGAGGTGCTGGCCCGGCAGCGGGACCGGCGGCCGATCCTGGCCGACTGGGCGCGTTCCTGGCGCGCCTTCCGTGCCGCGCTGCGCCACCAGGTCAAGGACGCCGGATACGTCACCGCCTACCACGGAGTCAGGTTGCCGAAGTACGCGGCGAAGACCGCCGCCTACGCGCCGCTGGGCCTGTTCCGGGGCGTCGGCCGGGCGCTGCGCTGGGCCAGCGCCGAGGAAGGCAACTGGCACCTACGGCAGGCCGCCGCGTCCCGAGGCGACGCGGACACCTGGATGAAGCTCGACGCCCGCCGCCAACGCCAAACGGTGTGGCGGTGGTGGGTGCTCGCCGCCTCGGCCGGTGCCACTGTGGCCGGCGGTATCGTGCTGGCGCTCGGCCCGGCGTGGTGGCGCTACGCCGCCCTGCTCGCTCTGGTGCCGTTGCTGGCCACGCTCGGCCGCCCGGCGGACAAGCCGCTCACCGACCGGGTGACCGAGGGCACCCGCTACCGCAAGCTCACCGCCGACCTCGTGCGCCGGGCGCTCACGTCGCTGCAAATGAGCGGCATCAACAGCGCCGTCGCCAAAGACCCCAAGGCCATCTCGTTCCCGGTCGACATCCACCGCGACGGCCCCGGCCACCTCGCCGTGGTCGACCTCCCCTATGGGGTGGAGGCGGCCGAGGTGGTCGCCCGGCGCGGCAAGCTCGCCTCGGCCATGCGCCTGCCGCTGGATCAGGTGTGGCCCGAGCCCGCACCGGGGCACACCGGCCGCCTCGCCCTGTGGGTCGGCTACGAACCGGCGTCGCAGATGAAGCAGCCCCCGTGGCCGCTGCTGTCCGCTGGCGCGAAGGTGGACGTGTTCAAGGCGTTCCCGTTCGCCACCACGCCCCGCCTGGACACCGTGGCGGTGGATCTGATGTTCCGGAACTTCCTGTTCGGCGGTCAGCCCGGCAGCGGCAAGACGTTCGCGTTGCGGGACCTGATCCTGGCCGCCGCCCTCGATCCCCGCGCCGAGATCCGAGGCTACGAGTTGAAGGGGGTCGGGGACTTCGCCGTGTTGGAGCCGGTGATGGCGGAGTACGGCAACGGTTTCGATGACGAGACCTTGGCCCGGTGCTTCGGCTTCATCGAGTGGCTGTACGAGGAGTGCCGCCGCCGCTCCAAGCGCATCGAGCACTACGCCCGCCTGGGGAAGGCCCCGGAGAACAAGGTCACGCCCGAGCTGGCGTCGCTCAAGGGGTCCGGCCTGCATCCCCTGGTGGCGTGGTTCGATGAGCTGCAAGAGCTGATGACCAGCAAGTACGGCAAGGACGCCGGGGAACTTCTGGAGAAGGTCATCAAGCTCGGCCGGGCGCTCGGGGTGATCATCATGATCGGCACGCAGATCCCCGACAAGGACAGCCTGCCCACCGGCATCACCCGCAACGTCAACAGCCGCTTCTGCCTGTCCGTGGCTGACCAGACGGCCAACGACATGATCCTGGGCACGTCGGCGTACAAGAACGGCTACCGGGCGACGGTGTTTCAGCCGGTGATCGAGGCCGGGTGGGGCATCCTGCGGGGGTTCGGGCCGAAGGCGTCGGCGGTGCGCTCGTTCTACGTCGACACCACCGCCGCCGCCCGCATCGTCACCCGCGCCGTCGCCCTGCGCCAGGCAGCGGGGACGCTGCCCAAGCCGGATGAGCAGACCCGCGAGGTTGCCCCCGTGGCGGACGTGCTCGGCGACCTGGCCCGCGTGTGGCCGGGCGACGACAAGGCCGCCTGGAACGAGACGCTGTGCGGCCTGCTGGCCGAGCTGCGACCCGACGTGTACGGGGGTTGGGAGGCGGCGCAGCTCACCACCGCGCTCAAGCCCCACCCGGCGGTGAAGGTCGCCGACGTGGGCCGCCGCATCGACGGCAAGCCGGTCACCCGGCGCGGCATCAAGCACGCCGACCTTCTGGCCGCGATTGCGGAGCGTGACCGGAAGCGGTCCGCTGGCTGA
- a CDS encoding ABC transporter permease, with protein MTAPTINGTRYPQPIEDLLPAARGLDLPEGQRFPSRNRLMREFRIGAPKAGELLALLKAEPTTLPVDSTAPDAPDPDDAPTVPEPAPPVEPDPTPVPEITPPERDAEATPVSRPDTPTPPSPAASGRSAVVWPVVLLALPAFVAIWSGWVGLGGLTGFGVVHPLPGIWDSFSINSAITLPIGVETYGAYALYVWLSGRVPQRARRFAKWSAIASLLVGALGQVAYHLLEAAGVTAAPWWITTAVACLPVAVLGMGAALAHLVRTHD; from the coding sequence ATGACCGCCCCCACGATCAACGGCACCCGCTACCCGCAGCCCATCGAAGACCTGTTGCCCGCCGCCCGAGGGCTGGACCTGCCCGAGGGGCAGCGGTTCCCGTCCCGGAACCGGCTGATGCGCGAGTTCCGCATCGGCGCGCCGAAGGCCGGGGAACTCCTGGCCCTGCTCAAGGCCGAGCCCACCACCTTGCCGGTCGACAGCACCGCCCCGGACGCCCCGGACCCGGACGACGCACCGACCGTGCCCGAGCCCGCGCCGCCGGTCGAGCCGGACCCGACGCCCGTCCCGGAGATCACGCCGCCGGAGCGGGACGCCGAGGCCACGCCGGTCAGTCGCCCGGACACGCCCACCCCGCCCTCCCCGGCCGCGTCGGGCCGTTCGGCGGTGGTGTGGCCGGTGGTGCTGCTGGCGCTGCCGGCGTTCGTGGCGATCTGGTCCGGGTGGGTCGGACTCGGCGGGCTCACCGGCTTCGGGGTGGTGCACCCGCTGCCGGGGATCTGGGACAGCTTCTCCATCAACTCGGCGATCACCCTGCCGATCGGGGTGGAGACGTACGGCGCGTACGCGCTGTACGTGTGGCTGTCCGGCCGGGTGCCGCAGCGGGCACGCCGCTTCGCGAAGTGGTCCGCCATCGCCTCACTCCTGGTCGGCGCGCTCGGCCAGGTCGCCTACCACCTGTTGGAAGCCGCCGGTGTCACCGCCGCCCCGTGGTGGATCACCACCGCCGTGGCCTGCCTGCCGGTCGCGGTGCTCGGCATGGGCGCCGCACTCGCCCACCTCGTCCGCACCCACGACTGA
- a CDS encoding RRQRL motif-containing zinc-binding protein, which produces MSRIRAAFHDPDGARYGIPTYWWRGAPSGYATRRQLTAAGLRPGGQPIAAQVLWHGVGGTRAAYLYRVDLARPKRTATPAQRRAIAAALLARRTCPTCRQVRGYYIPRSLGECLACAYPLEDAA; this is translated from the coding sequence ATGTCCCGCATCCGCGCCGCCTTCCACGATCCGGACGGAGCGCGGTACGGCATCCCCACCTACTGGTGGCGGGGTGCCCCGTCCGGCTACGCCACCCGCCGCCAACTGACCGCCGCCGGGCTGCGCCCCGGTGGTCAGCCGATCGCCGCTCAGGTGCTCTGGCACGGCGTCGGCGGCACCCGCGCCGCCTACCTGTACCGGGTCGACCTGGCCCGCCCGAAGCGCACTGCCACCCCCGCCCAACGGCGCGCCATCGCTGCCGCGCTGCTCGCCCGCCGCACCTGCCCGACCTGCCGGCAGGTGCGCGGCTACTACATCCCGCGCTCGCTGGGTGAATGCCTCGCGTGCGCCTACCCGTTGGAGGACGCAGCATGA
- a CDS encoding glycosyltransferase family protein produces the protein MTTPESDAARGGTAESRLDEGGRPGWGRRVDAAAVLSFVLLAFWVTARFWLHPGHGVRDNRTDQAQFEWMMAHGARVVTDFAYPFASDRMNVPDGVNLMANTSVLSISLPMTPITVLFGPRTAFLVFLTAGMIATGVAWYFLLSRVLIRSRGPAWLGAGFCAFAPAMVSHANAHPNIVSQFVVPLIIWRTLRLTEPGRWLRNGVLLGLVIVWQAFLNLEILLMTAIGLGVVVLAVAIGRPEQRRAARPFGAGLGVAAVVAGVLLAYPLHVQLAGPGAYQGLSRLIRGYRTDLASYVAWSRESLAGDARTSAHLVKNPTEENAFFGWPLAVGVVALVWWLRRNVVVLGLAAVGVVFALFSLGREIRFDGRDTGVPGPWAVLEKLPLLHSVVPTRWSLALTPIVGILLALGAEHARRLARRHPAARGQIRFATATVLAMALLPLLPTPLPSVRLNPTPEFVTSGAWRPYVAGGHSMVTLPLPDTDYADPLRWAAETRLGMPLARGYFLYPDTRPGAGRVALFTAPPRPTSSFFTTVRRTDGVPPITPQDRVAAVDDLRYWRAGAVILDPRLKQADALRLGMTALTGVEPVFTGGVWLWDVRPLVD, from the coding sequence ATGACTACTCCTGAATCGGATGCCGCCCGTGGTGGCACCGCCGAGAGCCGGCTCGACGAGGGCGGACGACCGGGGTGGGGTAGGCGGGTCGACGCGGCCGCCGTGCTCAGTTTCGTGCTGCTCGCGTTCTGGGTGACCGCTCGGTTCTGGTTGCACCCCGGGCACGGCGTACGGGACAACCGCACCGATCAGGCGCAGTTCGAGTGGATGATGGCGCACGGTGCGCGGGTGGTGACCGATTTTGCCTATCCGTTCGCCTCGGACCGGATGAACGTGCCGGACGGCGTCAATTTGATGGCAAATACGTCGGTATTATCCATTTCTCTGCCAATGACGCCGATCACCGTGCTGTTCGGGCCGCGTACCGCATTTCTGGTGTTCCTCACCGCCGGAATGATCGCCACCGGCGTGGCCTGGTATTTCCTGCTCTCCCGGGTGCTGATCCGCAGTCGGGGACCGGCCTGGCTCGGGGCCGGCTTCTGCGCCTTCGCCCCGGCGATGGTCTCGCACGCCAACGCGCACCCCAACATCGTCAGTCAGTTCGTGGTGCCGCTGATCATCTGGCGGACGCTGCGCCTGACCGAGCCGGGGCGCTGGCTGCGCAACGGCGTACTGCTCGGTCTGGTGATCGTCTGGCAGGCCTTCCTCAACCTGGAGATCCTGCTGATGACGGCGATCGGCCTCGGTGTGGTGGTGCTCGCCGTCGCCATCGGCCGGCCGGAGCAGCGCCGGGCGGCCCGACCCTTCGGCGCCGGACTCGGGGTGGCCGCCGTCGTGGCCGGGGTGCTGCTGGCGTACCCGTTGCACGTGCAGCTCGCCGGGCCCGGCGCCTACCAGGGGCTGTCCCGGCTGATCCGGGGCTACCGAACCGACCTCGCCTCGTACGTCGCGTGGTCCCGCGAATCGCTCGCCGGGGACGCCCGCACCAGCGCCCACCTCGTCAAGAACCCCACCGAGGAGAACGCCTTCTTCGGCTGGCCGCTCGCCGTCGGAGTGGTCGCGCTGGTCTGGTGGCTGCGCCGCAACGTCGTCGTGCTCGGCCTGGCCGCGGTCGGTGTCGTGTTCGCGTTGTTCTCCCTCGGTCGGGAGATCCGGTTCGACGGCCGGGACACCGGCGTCCCGGGACCGTGGGCCGTGCTGGAGAAGCTGCCGCTGCTGCACTCGGTGGTGCCCACCCGGTGGTCCCTGGCGCTCACCCCGATCGTCGGCATCCTGCTCGCGCTCGGCGCGGAGCACGCCCGGAGGCTGGCCCGGCGCCATCCCGCCGCCCGCGGCCAGATCCGGTTCGCCACCGCCACCGTGCTGGCCATGGCACTCCTGCCGCTGCTGCCCACGCCGCTGCCCTCGGTACGCCTCAACCCGACACCCGAGTTCGTCACCTCCGGCGCCTGGCGGCCGTACGTGGCCGGCGGGCACAGCATGGTCACCCTGCCGCTACCGGACACCGACTACGCCGATCCGCTGCGCTGGGCCGCCGAGACCCGGCTCGGCATGCCGCTGGCCCGGGGCTACTTCCTCTACCCGGACACCCGGCCCGGCGCTGGCCGGGTGGCGCTGTTCACCGCCCCGCCCCGCCCCACCAGCAGCTTCTTCACCACCGTCCGGCGGACCGACGGGGTGCCGCCGATCACGCCGCAGGACCGGGTGGCGGCGGTGGACGACCTGCGCTACTGGCGGGCCGGTGCGGTGATCCTCGACCCCCGGCTGAAGCAGGCCGACGCGCTGCGCCTGGGGATGACCGCGCTGACCGGTGTCGAGCCGGTGTTCACCGGCGGGGTGTGGCTCTGGGACGTCCGTCCGCTGGTCGACTGA
- a CDS encoding GntR family transcriptional regulator, with the protein MSENLDFLGQLDPDDPKQASQQIANKLRAAILTRRLAPGDKLPSQPELAARYGVARETVKRALELLRAERLIVSRQGSGAFVRAQTQRAVELRPHIEAAFERPHVTIDFAGFSGETLRDALAEALDKVRVGRLAPETIAVRILISDMTVPMALPSRAETQADDPAVRERAERITRRAADGIIDQVTELGDLGLIRSTTVEVRMHRASPLFKLYILNDEEVFYGFYPVVERTVSIKGEPMAIYDLMGKDVPLFHYAVTDDDTSHGTQFVEASRQWFDSMWSTIAYRYDG; encoded by the coding sequence GTGAGCGAGAACCTCGACTTCCTCGGTCAGCTAGACCCCGACGACCCCAAACAGGCCTCGCAGCAGATCGCGAACAAGCTGCGGGCGGCCATCCTCACGCGCCGGCTCGCCCCGGGTGACAAGCTGCCTTCACAGCCCGAGCTAGCCGCCCGCTACGGCGTCGCGCGGGAAACAGTCAAGCGAGCGTTGGAGCTGCTTCGGGCAGAGCGGCTGATCGTCTCCCGGCAGGGCAGCGGCGCGTTCGTGCGAGCGCAGACGCAGCGAGCCGTTGAGCTGCGTCCACACATCGAAGCGGCGTTCGAGCGACCCCACGTCACCATCGACTTCGCTGGGTTTTCCGGGGAGACGCTGCGCGATGCGCTCGCCGAAGCGCTCGACAAGGTACGGGTCGGCCGGCTCGCGCCGGAGACGATCGCCGTGCGGATCCTGATCTCCGACATGACGGTCCCGATGGCGCTGCCGTCGCGGGCCGAGACACAGGCCGATGATCCAGCGGTACGCGAGCGCGCGGAACGCATCACCCGGCGGGCAGCAGACGGCATCATCGATCAGGTCACCGAGCTGGGCGACCTCGGGCTCATCCGGTCAACCACCGTTGAAGTGCGGATGCACCGAGCCTCCCCGCTGTTCAAGCTCTACATCCTGAACGACGAAGAGGTCTTCTACGGCTTCTATCCAGTCGTGGAGCGCACGGTCTCGATCAAGGGTGAGCCCATGGCGATCTACGACCTGATGGGCAAGGACGTGCCGCTCTTCCACTACGCCGTGACCGACGACGACACCTCGCACGGGACGCAGTTCGTAGAGGCGTCCCGCCAGTGGTTCGACTCGATGTGGTCGACCATCGCCTACCGGTACGACGGATGA
- a CDS encoding HAD family hydrolase yields MNADLGQLLGQVGAVLLDFDGPVCSVFAGYPAPQVAAELVGVLRRHGVDVPTDLASEADPLEVLRRTGAAGDHGITRAVEDALCVAERRAVETAEPTPYGREVIVAARQAGVPVAAVSNNSAGAVSAYLVAHRLAGHVSPVVGRAYAEPDRMKPNPAPILKAVRDLGVTPGRCVLVGDSLSDIEGARAAGVAVIGYANRPAKVDAFRLAGATAVVTSMGEIAGVLIDRAEA; encoded by the coding sequence ATGAACGCCGACCTCGGCCAGCTGCTCGGCCAGGTCGGCGCGGTGCTGCTCGACTTCGACGGGCCGGTGTGCAGCGTCTTCGCCGGTTACCCGGCGCCGCAAGTCGCGGCGGAACTGGTCGGCGTACTGCGGCGGCACGGTGTCGACGTACCGACTGATCTCGCCAGCGAGGCAGACCCGCTCGAAGTGCTGCGCCGAACTGGCGCGGCCGGTGACCACGGCATCACGCGAGCCGTAGAGGATGCGCTCTGCGTGGCCGAGCGGCGGGCCGTCGAGACGGCCGAACCAACACCGTACGGCCGCGAAGTAATCGTGGCGGCACGGCAAGCCGGCGTGCCGGTTGCGGCGGTCAGCAACAACTCAGCCGGTGCGGTTAGCGCCTACCTCGTGGCGCACCGGTTGGCCGGACACGTCTCTCCGGTGGTCGGCAGGGCGTACGCCGAGCCGGACCGCATGAAGCCCAACCCGGCACCGATCCTGAAAGCCGTGCGCGACCTCGGCGTGACGCCGGGCCGGTGTGTGCTGGTCGGCGACTCGCTCTCGGACATCGAGGGAGCGCGGGCCGCCGGGGTTGCGGTGATCGGCTACGCCAATCGGCCGGCGAAGGTCGACGCGTTCCGGCTCGCCGGGGCGACCGCGGTAGTCACCAGCATGGGTGAGATAGCCGGCGTTCTGATCGACCGTGCGGAGGCCTGA
- a CDS encoding YbhB/YbcL family Raf kinase inhibitor-like protein produces the protein MTLERPIAPDPYELLPTVPSFTLSSDDVHNGEPMDAPYAHGSAGGENVSPQLSWSGFPAETRSFVVTCFDPDAPTGSGFWHWVLVNVPASVTELPHGVKESDLGGAFSIRNDYGDTGYGGAAPPAGDRPHRYVFAVHALDVERLDVGQGASPAFVGFNLAFHTLARAVIRPTYQVKE, from the coding sequence ATGACCCTGGAACGACCGATCGCCCCGGACCCGTACGAGCTGCTGCCGACGGTGCCGTCGTTCACGCTGAGCAGCGACGACGTGCACAACGGCGAGCCGATGGACGCGCCGTACGCGCACGGCAGCGCCGGCGGCGAGAACGTCTCCCCGCAGCTGTCCTGGTCGGGCTTCCCGGCGGAGACCAGGAGCTTCGTGGTGACCTGCTTCGATCCGGACGCCCCGACCGGCAGCGGCTTCTGGCACTGGGTGCTGGTGAACGTGCCCGCGTCGGTGACCGAACTGCCTCACGGGGTGAAGGAGAGCGACCTCGGCGGCGCCTTCAGCATCCGCAACGACTACGGCGACACCGGTTACGGCGGCGCCGCCCCGCCGGCCGGCGACCGTCCGCACCGCTACGTCTTCGCCGTGCACGCGCTGGACGTGGAGCGGCTCGACGTCGGCCAGGGTGCCAGCCCGGCCTTCGTCGGCTTCAACCTGGCGTTCCACACCCTGGCCCGGGCGGTCATCCGCCCGACGTACCAGGTCAAGGAGTAA
- a CDS encoding ATP-binding protein, producing MPEVHLTVGESKIKQFLNKKPLETVEELIWNCLDADARTVSIELERNPAGALSGIVITDDGHGFSFDEANEYFPEYGDTWKKKIRASRTRNRILHGRNGEGRLFALSLGPDPTWESVAGSGDDRTRTRVRGNRLRPLVWNIDLMDAAGGSPGTQFRVRIPDERRLRSLEPESAVPRLTARLSFYLLAYPEVTITYDGYTLDPRDVIEQEVDLALELPPEYASDPNPPKVRFVEWKERVADQKLLICNGRGEGLLDYGSPYSYSILSFTPYLIAERFNELSPREVHMIPMADASLLHSAILAVRRHVTQRQREISSNVVSQLQDEGIYPYDGKDLSETEEAERQTFDLVVTVARSALANKLVPRKFQVELIRAALENDPSDLHAILDNVLALSDEERADLTQLIKDTHLAHVISSAKTVVDRLNFISALRNVLADTEKRNALREIDQLHPMIASNLWLFGEEWHFSQTEQGLTSVLAQHLSRLGQDVALENRLQSVKRDDGRSGRVDIVMFRGIGDEHHTQRLVVELKRPSLRVGSEELEQVKSYARAIVRDPQYKHGKGKWKFVLVTYDIAPEIEYDIRQEDREPGHADKQRDYDLWVLTWGQIFDDAERKLRFFQKRLNYEATEERAHGSLAKLTEEYGIGLSRKRNEQAASGNTNGVVPGQARRIGTAID from the coding sequence TTGCCTGAGGTTCACCTTACCGTCGGAGAATCCAAGATCAAACAGTTTCTCAATAAGAAGCCGCTGGAGACGGTCGAAGAGTTGATTTGGAACTGCTTGGACGCGGACGCACGGACAGTAAGTATCGAACTTGAGCGCAATCCGGCGGGCGCACTCTCTGGGATTGTTATTACCGACGACGGGCATGGCTTCTCTTTTGACGAGGCAAACGAGTACTTCCCCGAGTACGGAGATACGTGGAAGAAAAAGATCCGCGCCTCAAGAACGCGAAATAGGATTCTGCATGGCCGGAACGGGGAGGGGAGACTATTCGCGCTCTCGCTCGGACCCGACCCGACCTGGGAGTCGGTGGCCGGATCGGGCGACGATCGGACTAGGACGCGGGTTCGGGGCAACCGCCTTCGGCCGCTTGTCTGGAACATTGATCTCATGGATGCGGCGGGCGGCAGCCCCGGCACTCAGTTCCGAGTACGCATACCTGACGAGCGGCGTCTGCGCAGCCTTGAGCCCGAATCTGCGGTCCCCCGCCTTACAGCAAGGCTTAGCTTCTATCTTCTAGCATATCCAGAAGTGACCATTACTTACGACGGGTACACGCTAGATCCGCGTGACGTAATAGAACAAGAGGTGGATCTAGCTCTCGAATTGCCGCCAGAATATGCCAGCGACCCGAACCCTCCGAAAGTTAGGTTCGTAGAGTGGAAAGAGAGAGTTGCTGACCAAAAGCTGCTGATTTGCAACGGCCGAGGCGAGGGCCTTCTTGACTACGGCTCTCCCTATTCGTATTCAATCCTCTCGTTCACGCCATACCTTATTGCTGAGCGATTCAACGAACTCAGTCCAAGGGAAGTCCACATGATCCCAATGGCGGACGCTTCCTTGCTTCATTCGGCCATTCTCGCAGTGCGGCGTCACGTCACCCAGCGGCAGCGCGAGATATCAAGCAACGTGGTTAGCCAGCTGCAAGACGAAGGAATTTATCCGTACGACGGAAAGGATCTTAGCGAGACAGAGGAAGCCGAGAGGCAGACATTCGACCTCGTGGTGACGGTCGCGAGATCCGCTCTAGCAAACAAGCTTGTTCCGCGCAAGTTCCAAGTCGAGCTAATCCGCGCAGCGCTCGAAAACGACCCCTCGGACCTTCACGCGATTCTTGACAACGTACTCGCGCTTTCTGACGAAGAGCGGGCTGACCTCACGCAACTAATTAAGGACACACATCTAGCCCACGTCATCTCCTCGGCCAAGACGGTGGTTGATCGACTCAACTTTATATCAGCTCTGCGTAACGTTCTGGCAGACACCGAGAAGCGTAATGCGCTGAGGGAAATCGATCAACTGCACCCGATGATCGCTAGCAACCTGTGGCTTTTCGGGGAAGAGTGGCACTTCTCTCAGACCGAACAGGGACTGACCTCGGTTCTGGCGCAGCATCTCTCCCGGCTAGGCCAGGACGTAGCGCTTGAGAACCGTCTTCAGAGCGTTAAGCGCGATGACGGCCGCAGCGGGCGGGTAGACATTGTCATGTTCCGGGGCATCGGAGACGAACACCACACGCAGCGTCTAGTGGTCGAACTAAAGCGGCCAAGTTTGCGGGTAGGTTCCGAAGAACTCGAACAGGTCAAATCCTACGCTCGGGCAATTGTGCGAGATCCGCAATATAAGCATGGCAAGGGCAAATGGAAGTTTGTCCTCGTCACATACGACATCGCCCCGGAGATCGAATACGATATTAGGCAGGAAGATCGAGAGCCTGGGCACGCGGACAAGCAGCGGGATTACGACCTATGGGTTCTCACTTGGGGGCAAATATTCGATGACGCCGAACGGAAGCTGCGCTTTTTCCAGAAGCGCCTTAACTATGAAGCGACAGAAGAACGTGCCCACGGCAGCCTAGCCAAGCTGACAGAGGAATACGGCATTGGCCTCTCACGGAAGCGGAATGAACAGGCAGCTAGCGGAAACACGAATGGAGTTGTGCCAGGTCAGGCTCGCAGGATTGGCACAGCGATCGACTGA
- a CDS encoding class I SAM-dependent methyltransferase — protein sequence MAEITGDQRVQSEVLEGLATAVNHRRWFVELAVPHLGDNPIEIGSGLGDYALEWSEHLPRITATEADPDRLVRLKERLADHPTIEVRQMLLPHSERGDYSAAVSYNVLEHIEDHVSALRSMRDLVRPGGAVIIIVPAFQFAMSPADIATGHVRRYTKRSLAAAMAEAGLTVEKIHYANALGLIGYFMATKVFRLMPKEGPMVKVYDTLVLPATKAAEQRVRPPFGQSVFAVARVPG from the coding sequence ATGGCAGAAATCACTGGGGATCAGCGCGTCCAGTCGGAGGTGCTCGAAGGCCTGGCGACCGCCGTCAACCACCGCAGGTGGTTCGTCGAACTGGCGGTGCCGCACCTCGGTGACAACCCGATCGAGATCGGCAGCGGCCTGGGGGACTACGCGCTGGAGTGGTCGGAGCACCTGCCCCGGATCACCGCCACCGAGGCGGACCCGGACCGGCTGGTCCGGCTCAAGGAACGGCTCGCCGACCACCCCACCATCGAGGTCCGGCAGATGCTGCTGCCGCACTCCGAGCGGGGTGACTACAGCGCGGCCGTGTCGTACAACGTGCTGGAGCACATCGAGGACCACGTGAGCGCACTGCGCAGCATGCGCGATCTGGTCCGGCCCGGCGGCGCGGTGATCATCATCGTGCCGGCGTTCCAGTTCGCGATGAGCCCGGCCGACATCGCCACCGGCCACGTCCGGCGCTACACGAAGCGGAGCCTCGCCGCCGCGATGGCCGAGGCCGGCCTCACCGTGGAGAAGATCCACTACGCCAACGCGCTCGGTCTGATCGGCTACTTCATGGCCACCAAGGTCTTCCGGCTGATGCCGAAGGAGGGCCCCATGGTCAAGGTCTACGACACCCTGGTCCTGCCCGCCACCAAGGCGGCCGAGCAGCGGGTGCGCCCGCCGTTCGGCCAGTCCGTCTTCGCGGTCGCCCGCGTCCCCGGCTGA